From the Ignavibacteria bacterium genome, the window ATCAGGGGAATGATTGGACAGATAGTGGAAGTCTCCTCTCAAGAACTAGAGTTGTATCCTTTGCGAAAATTGCAACGCATCTGTTTGCGGCAACAAATGGGGTGGGGGTGATACATTCGCCCGACGATGGCATTACATGGGATACGGTAGACAATGGCTTACCTGATACTACAGTCAACACTCTCCTCGCAAGTGGTAATGCTCTGTTTGCGGGTACACGGTCAAGGGGAGTGTATGTCTCTTCAAACTATGGGGCGAGCTGGAGTCCTTCCAATAATGGTTTGACAGACACCACAGTTGCGTCGTTGATCGAGCATGGCAAGTATCTTTTTGCCTCAACGCCTAACCAGGGAATCCTCCGCTCATCTGATCAAGGTGCTTCATGGACAGAAGCCAATATTGGATTTTCAGGCACATCTTTAGTTCGCTCCATACTGAGCAGGGGAGAATATCTTTTTGCTGGAACCGACAAGGGGGGTGCATACCGACATAATGGGGTGAATTGGCGTTCAACAAAGGTTGGTCTTCAAACTGAGTATGCCAGCTCTTTGGCGGTTCAAGACTCAGTCTTGTTTGTTGGAGTCTTTCGCGTGCAGGCTGCGAATCAACGAGGTGGCGTATTCCGTTCCTCCGACGATGGTGATTCGTGGCGTCCATACAACACTGGCCCTAGCAGTGATGTTTGGAGCCTAGCCGTCAACGATGCAAATGTGTTCGCCGGAACGCAGATTGGTGTGTATCGTTCCACTGATTATGGAGATAATTGGAACGCTGCCAATGGCCCAATTAAAGGCGGAATGGGGATAGAAATGAGATATCAGTACATCTTATCTCTCGCTTCTATAGGGACAACGATATTTGCGGGGGGAAATAGAGATGTCTTTGTATCTACAAACTACGGATCGACTTGGAGTTTTGTGAGATTCAATGTACCCACGGACAGAATTAGGTCTCTGGCTGCTATTGGAACAAATATGTTTGCTACAACCGTTAACGGGGGAGTGTTTCGTATCTCAGGAAGCGGTGATACCTACACCGCGGAATCGGCTGGTCTATCTGGGAAGACCGTAAACTCTCTTGCAGTTAGTGGCACGAATCTCTTTGCAGGAACGGTTGATGGGGGAGTCTTTCTGACAACTGACATGGGTAAAACGTGGACGTCTATTAATGATGGCCTCCCTTATTCGTCGGTTACTGCATTAGCAATACATAAAGGAAATCTATATGCGGGTGCAGCATCAATCGTCGAGTTCTGGCATGGCGCGGGTGTCTTTGTTCGCCCCCTTTCTGAGATTGTAACAACGGTAAATGAAACATCCGCAAGCGAGTTGACTCCATTGCTTCAATCTCAGAACTTTCCGAATCCCTTCACTAATGTGACAGACATTGAATTCACGTTGAGAGAATCTGCACACGTTACCATTACGATCTACAATGCACTCGGTGCAATTGTGCAGACAATAGCGTCCAAGGAATTTCCGGCAGGTCACAACACTGCAACATGGGATGCATCCTCCCATGAAGTCGGTCTGTATTTCTATCGCATAATTGTTGGGTCGCAAAGTGAGACCAAGAGTCTCTTGATCATGCGTTAGCGGGTGGCCTCCACGGTTATTCCACTCGTACCTACCTCTCCACTTCGTGTCGTGGTTCCTTTAAAACGTGACAGATGTCATGGGCTATTGCTCCGGGTCGACGTAGATTTCACCACCAGTTGAACGTGATGAGTCATCACACCCGTGCGTGTTTATGCAGGAGGAGCTATGCTGAAGATCATAATCTCAATTGTCGTTGTAGCTGCTCTCATCATCGGCATTGTCTACGCATGGGGATACTATCGATGGGCAACGCGTACAGAATCGTTGCGCTCAAAGCTCTATGGAACAATGCAGAGCCCCATTCCCGCAACGTATGACCCACACGAGCTTGACAGTCTTCCGTCATGTGTGCAGCGATACCTGCGTTTGGTGCTTGTGCCTGGTCAGCCCATCATACGCGAGGTCTACCTCGAGCATGAGGGAGAGATGGACATGTCGCAAGACAAGTGGGTACCATTCACCTCAAAGCAATACATCTCCACACGTGAGCCCGGTTTTATCTGGGACGCGCGCATTGCTATGTTCCCCGGCATCAAGGCACACGTCCACGATGCCTTTGTAGATGGCAAGGGGCTCCTTCACGCCTCAGTGATCGGACTCATCACCATGATGGAACAATCCGGCAGTGCCTTCGACTACGGCGAGTATCTACGGTGGTGTGCGGAGTCCGCGTGGTACCCAACCGCCATGTTGCCGAGTCAGGGGGCGTCATGGCAGCCCCTTACCGACACCTCTGCCCGTGTGACCTTCAAAAACGGATCGTTAACTGCCACCCTCACCGTCACATTCAGTCCAGACGGACTCATGAGTACCATCCGAGCCGAAGACCGCGGCAGGGAAGTGAACAGTCAGACCATCCCCACCCCCTGGGAAGGCCGATGGAGTAACTACATCCGCATGAACGGCATGCTTGTGCCGGGTACCGGTGAAGTAGCGTGGATTCTGGAGGAGGGAAGGAAGGTGTATTGGAAAGGCCGAATAGCGAATAGCGAATAGCGAATAGCGAACAGCGAACAGCGAACAGCGAACAGAGAACAGCGAACAGCGAACAGCGAACAGAGAACGTCATCCCGAGCGGAGTCGAGCGATTGTTTTCGTCTAGAGATACAAGGTCCTTCTGGATGGAACGCACTAAAGCAATCCTTCTGATCCAACAATAACTGAACCTTCCCATTGTACTTGGCCCCCTATACCGCCTTCACCCCAATGTCACGGAGATACTTATATGTGCCATCATAGAACGCGGGCTTGCGGGTAATGTCTTGCTCGGAGCCGTGGGGGACGCAGATTACCATGCCCTGGCGGGCGCGGGTGAGGAGGACGCGGTAGGCATTTAATTGGTAGGCTTGACGATCGGGGTGCTTGACGTTTGTCCACCGGTCGCCTCGGAATGAAAACTGCTGCCAAACATTGCGAGTATTTGCGTGACGGAAGTCTGCATCCCATGCAATACATGTCCAGTCAAGCTCTAATCCCTGCACATCAAACTCTGTTGCAACAGTCTCAAGAAAATATGAGGAACGTACATCTTGCTTGGCGTTCAAGAACCAATGTACGGGGTTGATCTTTGACGTTACATCTATCGCATAGGGACGGAGCCGCTGCGCAGCACTCGATGCGAGTATCCCATACCGCTCACTACCACGAGCACGTTCTTTCACCCACTGCTTGGCAGCAGCAACATCGCGTGTTACGACTATGGGGAAGCTCTTCTGTATTTGAGCAAGTAGCGTCGATGCCTCGGTGTCGAAACGAAGAAGCGCATTTACAAAGCCGGACACAGACTCGGAACGAAACGACCGCACGGATGCAGACAGATGGAGCGCAGGCATGTGTGTAAACACGCCGCGCTGAGTAAGATCTTCAAGGGGCTCGTGTGTTCCACTCTCACTCAATGCGAGATGCGATGACGCATACACCTTCCAGTTATGGAAGCGAGATCTACACGCCTCAAGCCACGCCGCAATGCCGGCCTCCCCACGGTTGATCTCTTGTCCATTGCCAACCAGACAAACTATCACTGCCCACTCGTGGTGACGGTCCATGCAGGAAATGAGAAACTCGGGCTCGGAATGATCAAAGTCTTTTACGCCCTTCTTGCTCGACATAAACCGCTTCGTCATCTCCCTGTTCCACGCACGCTGCGCTTCGTCGAACACCACGATCTGTTCTGCAGGAGGCTCCTCGGAATGCACTCCTTCGTCACGGAAGTGGTGAACATTTTGAATAAAGGACTTAACGCTATGCTCAGCCGACTTCTTTGTCTTCCTCTCACCTCGTTCCTTAGCCTGCCGAACAGCATCACGCGTCAGCGCCTCGCGTAAAACGGCTACGAGTGGGGCATTACCGGAGAGATACACGCAGTGTTGCTTTGTTTCTTTGTCGATGGAAGTTGTTGCAAGATCGAGCCCAATAAGTGTCTTGCCTGCACCGGGTACACCGGTGACAAAACAAATTGCTTTTTCGCCCCGGGACCTCGTCGCATGTATGACATCGATCAGCGACGATGCCGTTTTCGACAGCGCACCCTCTCCTGCGGTACTGTTTGTGATCTCGCTTATGTTGTGTCTACGATACAACGCACGTGCAGCCTCGATGATCGTCGGTGTAGGCTCATACGCCCCTTTCGACCAAGTTTGAGCATCGATGTTGGGGCCAGATGAAGAACCAAGTACGAGGTCAATGAAGGAGCGCAAATGCGAAGCAGATGTAATAGCCACGTTTAGCATTCGCTCATCCACTGGGTCGAAGCGGACCACCGGTTTTGCCTTCCCAGCTTCTGTGACAAGCAATGGAGCCAGCACTACGTCATGCGATGGTCGATGGAAATATCGCAGATCCAACGCGTAGTCGGTTACCTGGTCCATCGCCGCAGAAGATGTTGTGCCCGAACCCGTCTTAAATTCAAGCACAAACACAACGTGTTTGATGACGGCCACCACGTCAATACGTGACGCAAGTCGCGGCACATCAAACTCAAAGAAGAGATGCCCATCGTGGTCTGAACCAGCGAACGTATCACTTAGCGCCTGCACGGTATCATCCCAGGCCGTAAGCTGCTCTCCCGTCTGCTCCGGTGGTGCCACAGAGCGCAATCGTGCCTGCAGTGTCGCCACGGACTCCCTGCGTAACTCCTCGAGCGATACTGACAGCAAGGAACGATTCATGTTTGGAAGATCGGGGATATGGGGCGACTAGCCAAATGGAAGCACCAATAAAGAGTAGCGAATAGCGAATTGTCAGTCCTAGCTGTGGTCTGTTGCGTATTGACTTTCAGTGAAGAAGTCTAATTACCCACTGTATACACTCCACTTCATTCACGATGGACCAGGAGTGGGGATGACGTTGACCGTTAGATCTGTAGCCTGTTTGATATGTCTGCATGAACTCGGCGCGGGTGTTGCCCATTAAGACGAGGCGATTGATGAGCTCAGATGTTACTTCGTAGTTCGAGAGATGCACGGTTTGGTTGCGGTTTATGATACGCCAGGCAATGTCCACGTCGTGATAGGTTCGGACGGCGATGTTTGCGAGGTAACGTTCGTTCTGACTGAGTGAAGGATCCATACTGAAGGCTGTGAGCTTGGCATATGTTCTGATGTTCTCTCTTGGTATGCCGTAGTCACTCTTGATGAAGTTAATCGCACGCTGAGCCTCCTCGACGGCGAGATCGGAGTACTTGTTCTTCAAAGCAAGCTCCAACAAGTCATAGACTGTGAAAATGTCGATGGGGGAGTCAACTGTGAACACTCCAGCCGGACGGATCGGTGACTTCTCCGGGTGCTCGGCACAGAGTTCCGCATACCGCATTGCGATCATTCCACCGGCGGAGAAGCCCCCTAACACAAAATTGTCGGGTGAGACGGAGTATCGCCTTCGGACATCACTGATCACTGACGTTAAGCGACCTTGCGTAACGCTATCTGCGTAGAGCTTGTTGCCACAGGCGAAGAATACCGTCAAGAGCCTGTTGGTATAGGCGACGTTGTGGAGCTTCGTTTCCGGAGGCGTGTCCTCGGCTTGTTGTCCGAAACCAGCCAATAGAATGAGTACACCGGCGATGGAGTCACGCTCCCTTGGCTCTACAACGAGGTAATGTCCGAAGGTGCTATCTCTGTCGTCGAACGAGATCTTCTGGATGGTCTGCGCACTCATCGACAGCGTGAAGAGTGCGATCGCGAATGGAAATGTTATATATCTCATGAGAATTCTACTTCTAGTTCTTAAGAACGGCTACATACGCTGCCTTGCCGATGTCGTTGAGGGTTTGGTCGGGGTGACGTTTGAATTCGTATGGGTGACCCTAGTAGATGACCTTGTCACTTTCGAACACGACGTAGAACTCCGCAGACTTGGATCCGATCACCTGAGGAAACATCATGACACGATAGTCACTAGTGGTATGCCCCGGAACGGTAAATGGCACATCTATCGTTGGGCGAATTGATGTAAAGGGAAGTACCGTTGATGCTGTCATGCCCTTGTTGATCATTTCCGCTTCTGCAAAGGAGTATGTCTTGCATGAGGTAGCAACAACTGCAATGGAGAGGAAGATAGGGAAGGACTTCACCATTTGTTGGATTTTGATATCTGGGTAATACGCACACCGAGAGCGGCTATTCTGTCGTCCTCGCACTTTTTAAAGTCGGGACCAAAGCCCCAATATTGAAGTCTTTCGTACTCATAGAGGACCACCACTGGCGATCGTTCGATCATCTACGACAAACGGATACAGCTCTATTTGTCGATATCCGAATACAACAATTGATTCTGACTGCTACAAGACGCCATCAGAGTGGCGAGCATGATCGTAGAGAACGTGAAAAGGACATTCATACTGTCACTTCGTCATTTCCACGGCGATCCTGCCGATTTCGTTTAGGCGTGGATCTGGATGTCGATTGAACTCATATGGGTGACCCCAATACAAGAGCTTGTCGTTTTCGAAAACAGCGATGTAATCCGACTTCGGCTTACTTACAAACAACGAAGAGAAATCACTGCTCGTACGACCGACTGACATTTCAAACACCATGGCGATGATCGTGTTGTTCGACCCCTGAGGAACTGCAAACGTCACGGTCTGCCTCGGCTCAACTGATAGCACCTCGCTAACGCTGGCAGAAGTCATACCCTTTTGAAGTCTGTTCGCTTCTGAAAGACTCATGGTTGAAGATGCGCACGAAACAAACAACAACGATGTCGCGCTCAGTGCTATCACAATACAGAATATCTTCATTAGGGAGCTTCCTTGAAAAAGAGGTCATGAACGAACGGTGCAACTCGTTGCATCTCATCGTCTTCAGACTTCGAAAAGTCGCCGATCATACCCCAGTATCTAAGCTTATCCTTCTCGAAGAGGCAAACAAAGATGTTTGTGATGTCTGTGGTAGTGGTGATTGGCTCTGTTCTATACGTGCCGGCCGCCACATTTCCCGTACTAGACGGGTAGTACGATGTGGATTGATATTGTAATGTGACGATGGAATACTCGTCGATCACATACGACTGTCCACCAACCAAGATCGTGTCCCTCTTCTTCGGATTCTTGGTGATCTCGCGCGCCACCTGTTCGTGCGTCATGCCTTTCTGCAACGTTCGTAGATTTTGATAGGTTATCATCCCCGGTTCGCACCCGAGAACGACAAAGACCAATGCTACGAAGACCAATGTGTGGTGTTTTTGCATGTCGGAAAGATACGAGTTACTCCACCACCAAGAACTCCTGCAAACCTGCCGGCACGTGATGTTCACCGCCATTAAGCTCGATCCGACGGAGAAGTCGGCCGCGTAGGTCGTAGAGTGCGCATGTTCTGCGTTGTCCATCAATTGGGAGTCGCACGATGAAGCCGGTGGTGGTGCGTGTGATGGATCGATGTTCGTTCGTGACGTTCTCAAACACACTGGTTACGGTAGCCCCCTCATATGCTCCGATGCTAGGGGGCGATACATAACGTTTGTTGCGTTTATCTTGTGCGGGGCCTACGCTGATCTGCCCCTTACCTACTGCCGGACTAATCGAGCTGATCGAGAAGTCAGTTGTCGGGTTGATAAAGAGTGGGTCTTCGCCATAGATAGACGCGCTCTCTACAACTGGCGCGATGTTCTCGTTGGAACGTGATGGCACATCTGAGTTGTACCAGAGGTTGTGCGAAACAAGAAACGTTTCGGGCGCAGTGTTGGGCCCAACATTGAAATGTGCATTGAGTGTGTTTCGAAAAACGATGATATTATTCTGAATGGAGATTTTGCCACATGGCATAAATCGAGATGTATCCACGTTCTCTTGAAGAATGCGAAACGGCCAGGCTGTTGGGTTAACGATGGTGTTATTCACCACCCAAGAACCCACGGCACCGGCAAAGGCAATGGATGCACGACATCCCAAAAAGGTATTGGTGTAGACATGGATGCGCACGGCTTCGTATCGGGCGTCTGCTGGACGGAAGAAGGGGAGTCCGGTTGATCCGCCAATATTGATCCCTCTGTCACCACAATTCTCAAAGGTGTTCGAAATGATATCAATGTCTTGTGAACCACCCTTGGCCTGAATGCCTCCGTCTGTTGTGCCGCGAAGAAGGCAATTGTAGATGAATCCGCCGTGACAGCCAACGAGGTCAATACAAAGGCTTTTAACGGGACCACGATCGAATCTACAGTTTTCGATACCGAAGAAATTCACTCCAGCCATCTTTAAGAAATTTGTGTTCACATTGCTCGCCCCCTCCATATCCTCAAACACAATGTTGCGGACGATAATGGTTTCAGACGGAGTTCCGATCGTGCCTCCGTCATCAAAGAACAAGGCATTGCCTTTCTGACCACGCATTGTGAAGTTCTGCACAGTGAGGTACGAACAATCAACGAACTGCATGGAGGACGACGGACCACTGATGATGACAGAATCCTGCGAGACACCCTCGATGACGATCGGCCTTTCCCACGTGCCTTTCTTCTCAACGATATAGGTCGACGTGGTATACGTCCCCGGATGTATCAGCACCGTATCACCCGGCTGTGTCTGCACAATAGCCGACTGGATCGTTGGATAGGTCTTGCCCACACCAACATTCAATGTGGTAGCGATAAGGGGCAGGCCCGGAACGAACAATGCCAGTGCCGTAAGCAGGAGGAGGGAGCGTGTGGTCATTTTTATCATGGTGCATTTTAACACCTATCAATATAAAATAGCCGCTTCAACCCCTCGTCAGGTGAACATGATCAAACCCATCGCCTGTTTCGCCGTGATCCTGTTGACCTCGTGTACAACCCCATCAGTTCGCACCATAAAGGTCATTGGTGAGGCCAAGCGCTTTGTGACGCCCACGTCGGCATTCGTCGGTTTGAATGTGGAGTGCAAACGTTCAACACCATTGCAAGCAAGTCTTGCCCTCGATTCAAGCATGCTGTTGGTACAATCCTATTGTCGGCGAGCCAACGTACCACCAACAGACCTAAGTTCTGAAACCTATGATGTATCGGAGCATTTGGTTCGTCGACGAACAGGACCGAACAACCACGAGCTCGATTCCTCCAGTGGTTGGAGGGCGATGACCGCTGTATCGGTTCATGTAAAGAGGTTACCAGAGATCGATAGTCTTGTGACGGGATTAACGGCAATACACGGACTCACAGTTGTTGGCATCTCCTTCCATCTTGATAGTACGGAACGAATCAACGACACGCTTCGACGTGAGGCGATCAAAGACGCACGTTCTCGTGCTGAGGCAATGGCACAAACACTCGGTTGTTCAGTGGGGGATCCGATCTCGATCGAAGACGGAGGAACACGGATCCTTCGAGGCGCGGATGTTAATGATCAAGGCTTACGGCCTCGCTTCTTTGGCATCAATGGACGTAGTTCGACCAGAGATCTGCTTTCTGGAATCGGCGGAATCGTCCAAGACTCTCATGATGTGACAGACTATTCTCTTTTCGGAAATGCCATCGCTCCAGGACTATTCCTTGTCACTCGAGGCTGCAACGCTGAGTTTGTTCTTGAATGCAACAAGTGAACACCAATGTGCAGGCACTACACTCGAACCGGCACCCCTTCTCTAGCGTAGCGTGAGAGAAGGGGACGGGGGATGAGTTTCGTACTAAAACGCGGTCCCTCGACTTCGCTCGGGATGACGGTGCTCATTGAATTGTCGAACGAGGTCCCTCGCTTCGCTCGGGATGACGCAGACTTCGCTCGACGTCTAAATGAAGAAACGCGAGCACCATCCATGATGGTGCTCGCGTTTCTCTTGTAAACAATCCAGGCGAGCGGCGTCATCCCGAGGAGCGGAGCGACGAGGGACCTATCAAGAAATGGCGTAACGACAAAATGACTGCACTGTCTGTACCGGCTCCCGTCCCTCGAACACGCCCGGGATGGCGCTGTGACGATCTGTCATGCCGCCATACCGTCATACCGTCATTTCGTCATACCGTCATACCGTCATTTCATCATTACGAGCGAAGCGAGTGAAGTCATTTCGACATCGGGCTAAAGTCCGATGCTATTCCCTCCGTACCTTTGCTGATAAGGCCTCTTCACATATCAGTGTTGTAGCGGGGGATTTGCGTGTACTGTCGACGAGTTCTTGTAATTATGATGGTGGTCGGCAGTGCAATCACTGTTCATGCCCAAGATCGAGTGGGGTATGGACTTTGGATGAACGCGGCCTTTCTTCTGCCAAATGCTGACTTTCGGGCATTCCCTGGGGTCCCAAGTTGCTGTCCGGCCTATGTTGATGGCTCAGGCAATGGATTCCTCGCCGGTGTCTCAATGGATGTACCGATCGTTTCGAACTTTCGGTTGACTCTCCGAGCTGGTTTTTCCATTGCCAACCAGATTCTGTCTCGAGACGAAGAAACAGTCGTCTCTGGTAACCGCCCGGGCGTATTCAGACATTCAGTTGATGCCTCATTGAATGATGTGGTTTTTGAGCCCCTTCTAAAATATTCGATCGCGTCTCCAGTGTGGATCTTGGGGGGTCTTCAGGCAACGTTTGCTGTGAGGCGGTCATTCTCGCAATCAGAGCAGATCATACAACCACTGGACGAAGTGTTCCCCAACGGATCGAGCACTCAAAACGAAGTATCGAACGCTGATATCCCAAATGCACGAGCATTCGGGCTCTCTCTTCTGATAGGCGCTGGCATTGATCTTCCTCTCAACACCAGTGCCACTGTAGTGCTATCGCCTGAGATCTTGTATTCCTATGGGCTAACAAATCTCGTTGATGAAGTATCCTGGAAAAATAACGCCGTGAGGATTGGTGCTACCTTGGCATGGATGCCCATTCCACCTGTGATGATGTATGAGCGTCAAGACCGCGATGTCATAGACACTGTGATTCGTAGATCTCGAAGGATCGTAGAATCTGTCCTTGTCCAAGGAACTGAGAGTATCAGAGAAGAGATTCTTACCAAGGATACGCTAACGATCACTATTCATACGAATACTCGCACAGACACACTATTCATCCCTGATGGATACCCAGCGGACATTGCTGGCGATGGAGAGGTGTCGATATCAACATCAACGACGATCGTACAACACTACACGCCTTTGCTGAACACGATCTACTTTGACGACGGACAAGAAGTGATCCCTGACCGTTATGTTCGGTTGGGACGAGAGACAACTGCAGCCTTTGCAGACAGCATTAGGCTCATGCGGACTCCTATTCAAGCACATCGCTCAATGCTAAACATTATCGGCTATCGTTTGCAACAGGACAGTCGCGCAGTTGTGACAATAGCGGGTGCTACTTCTATGGAAGGGGCAGATCTGGTTTCACCGCAGATTGCTCTTCGTAGGGCACAGGTCGTACGCGATTATTTGGTGACAGTGTGGAAGATCGAACGGGATCGGATACGTGTGACAGCCGAAGATCTACCGTTGAAGGCCGCACGCCGCGGCACAGCAGCAGGGGATGCAGAGAACCGACGTGTTACGATCACGTCAACAGACTATTCCATTGTGAGGCCAATCTCTCTGCTTGATACAGTCCTGCTATCAACTGGGATAGCTAAGGCTTCAGTTTATGGCGAAGCTGTTCGACAGCCAGGCACGATCAGCGTCAAGATCGGCGATCTCGATTTCGGACCAGATCAGCCGTATGAAAAGAGCCTTACATCTGAACAATGTAGGATCTTGCGTGAACAAGAAGCGGTCGTACTTTCTGTGAACTATACGGATGAATTCGCGAGAGTGACAAAGGCGCAACGAACTATACCCATTGAGCAAACGAGAATGAAGGACAGTGTTCCTGCCGTTCGTAGGCATACACTTGCCATCTTTCCCATCGGCACAACAAACCTCGATAGTCGTCAGAATGAATCAATCGGACAGTTCGCTCGCACGGTAGGTTCGGAAGACGTAGTCGAAGTGTTTGGCTATGCAGACAATGTGGGTGACGCTCGACGGAATCAACAGATCGCAAATGAGCGCGCAGAGGCCGTTGCTCAAGTATTAAAATCGGCAGGTGTTTATCCGATCATAAAGGGAATCGTCGTCGATGCCAGCAGTATTGACGGCCAGCCTGAGTATCGAGTGCTTCAACGAAGTGGAGAAGTAGTGCTCAGGAGGAATTCTCGATGATATACCTTGCACTCAGCACCTTCCTTTTGACAATAGTCTGCTCCATAAATGCGTTGAGTCAGACTCTCCATCTCTCAGACTTCGATCTTTCTAGATTCCCTCGTGTATCTGCCCAACTTCATGGGTATGATACAAGCCATCGGCCTGTGGCAATTGATGGGGCGTCTTTAACCTTACAGGAAGATGAGAGAGTCCTATCGGCACGTGTCAGAAGTTGTGATCAGTCTTCATTGCCTAAGAGAGTATCGGCGGGTATCTTCATGTTTGAGCCTGTAGCGGAGGTATATCAATCGTCTAAGCAGGAGATATTCTTTCGAGTAGGAGAGGGGTTGATTAGGGACTCCAGTGAAGTCTTGCTTGGCAGTTGCAGATATTCTCAGGAGAGAAACGCTCCACAGTACACAACGGATACTACAACCTTACGAGCCATGCTACGAGAGTTCGTGATCTTTCAGAACTGCCATGAAAGACCAAGTGGAGTTGAGAAGTTCCTCAAAGCATCAGATTCTGCACGATACAAGCCGATACTCGTTCTCATTGCGAATAGTGGTATCCGAATAAGTCTTAATGCAAAGTACATCCGTGATCTTGCCTTGCAGGCTCTTAATGTGAATTGCTCTGTGTATCTCGTCGACATCGGAAGCGGCCTCTATAATGGTATCGACAGTCTCTGTCGACGGTCGGGTGGTTTTTCTGTTAGACTACGATCAAGTTCGGATTCTGAACTACAAGCAGCTCTGACCAAGGTCTTCACTCATGCTCAGCGTACGAATGGATGCACAATCGAATGGGTCTCACCCGATCATTGTAGTAGCTCGTATCGAAATGTCACAGTCGAGGCATCGACCGGCGCTACGAAGTATATGTACCATGTACCTCCTACGGTGTTGCCTCTCGTACGACATGAACCATTCATAGTGTCCTTTCCCGATGGTGTGCCTGGAGTACGTCGTGATACGACGATTGTGATAATCGCTAGGCGGGGCAATCTTACGGTCAAGGGAATATTCTCGACAAACGATCAATTCACGATCGAACCGACCACATTCTCAATTGCAGAAGGCGATTCTATCTCGTTACGCGTGGCATATACGCGAAAGGATCGCGAGTGGTGCTATAGCCAGTTCACGTTGAACACCGAGAGTTGTCCGTACGAATTCATTGTGTATGCAGATGCAGCTAAGGATGAAAAAAGATGGTCTCCGTATCCCGTGATTAGCCTCATGTCACCGAAAGTTGGTGACACGTTAGGGATCGGCGAAACCGTCGACCTCTCTTGGGTGGGAGGTGACAGCAGCGAACCTGTCCGCATTGCGTATCGACTAGGTCCCAATATTCCGTGGACTACCATTGCAGACTCAGTAGTGGGTAGGTCATACAAGTGGAAGATCCCAAATAGCCCTACTAACGTTGCAGAACTCCGAGTTCAGCCACGCGGTCAATCGCGACGTTCCCCTGCGATGTTCCAAACGAGAGTTGACCTGACGTCATATTCTCAGGGAGTCAACATTGATAAGCACGGGAATATCTACTTCACAGGGAGGGGATACGAGCCATTCATGTTTGGAGACTCGGCGATCACTTCAAGCGGTGGGGCAGGCCTCATACCGTTCGCTATGAAGCTTGATTCTATGTGTAGGATCAAGTGGTTAGCACAACACC encodes:
- a CDS encoding T9SS type A sorting domain-containing protein yields the protein MIEHGKYLFASTPNQGILRSSDQGASWTEANIGFSGTSLVRSILSRGEYLFAGTDKGGAYRHNGVNWRSTKVGLQTEYASSLAVQDSVLFVGVFRVQAANQRGGVFRSSDDGDSWRPYNTGPSSDVWSLAVNDANVFAGTQIGVYRSTDYGDNWNAANGPIKGGMGIEMRYQYILSLASIGTTIFAGGNRDVFVSTNYGSTWSFVRFNVPTDRIRSLAAIGTNMFATTVNGGVFRISGSGDTYTAESAGLSGKTVNSLAVSGTNLFAGTVDGGVFLTTDMGKTWTSINDGLPYSSVTALAIHKGNLYAGAASIVEFWHGAGVFVRPLSEIVTTVNETSASELTPLLQSQNFPNPFTNVTDIEFTLRESAHVTITIYNALGAIVQTIASKEFPAGHNTATWDASSHEVGLYFYRIIVGSQSETKSLLIMR
- a CDS encoding DUF2075 domain-containing protein; this translates as MNRSLLSVSLEELRRESVATLQARLRSVAPPEQTGEQLTAWDDTVQALSDTFAGSDHDGHLFFEFDVPRLASRIDVVAVIKHVVFVLEFKTGSGTTSSAAMDQVTDYALDLRYFHRPSHDVVLAPLLVTEAGKAKPVVRFDPVDERMLNVAITSASHLRSFIDLVLGSSSGPNIDAQTWSKGAYEPTPTIIEAARALYRRHNISEITNSTAGEGALSKTASSLIDVIHATRSRGEKAICFVTGVPGAGKTLIGLDLATTSIDKETKQHCVYLSGNAPLVAVLREALTRDAVRQAKERGERKTKKSAEHSVKSFIQNVHHFRDEGVHSEEPPAEQIVVFDEAQRAWNREMTKRFMSSKKGVKDFDHSEPEFLISCMDRHHEWAVIVCLVGNGQEINRGEAGIAAWLEACRSRFHNWKVYASSHLALSESGTHEPLEDLTQRGVFTHMPALHLSASVRSFRSESVSGFVNALLRFDTEASTLLAQIQKSFPIVVTRDVAAAKQWVKERARGSERYGILASSAAQRLRPYAIDVTSKINPVHWFLNAKQDVRSSYFLETVATEFDVQGLELDWTCIAWDADFRHANTRNVWQQFSFRGDRWTNVKHPDRQAYQLNAYRVLLTRARQGMVICVPHGSEQDITRKPAFYDGTYKYLRDIGVKAV
- a CDS encoding alpha/beta hydrolase, whose translation is MRYITFPFAIALFTLSMSAQTIQKISFDDRDSTFGHYLVVEPRERDSIAGVLILLAGFGQQAEDTPPETKLHNVAYTNRLLTVFFACGNKLYADSVTQGRLTSVISDVRRRYSVSPDNFVLGGFSAGGMIAMRYAELCAEHPEKSPIRPAGVFTVDSPIDIFTVYDLLELALKNKYSDLAVEEAQRAINFIKSDYGIPRENIRTYAKLTAFSMDPSLSQNERYLANIAVRTYHDVDIAWRIINRNQTVHLSNYEVTSELINRLVLMGNTRAEFMQTYQTGYRSNGQRHPHSWSIVNEVECIQWVIRLLH
- a CDS encoding right-handed parallel beta-helix repeat-containing protein, which encodes MTTRSLLLLTALALFVPGLPLIATTLNVGVGKTYPTIQSAIVQTQPGDTVLIHPGTYTTSTYIVEKKGTWERPIVIEGVSQDSVIISGPSSSMQFVDCSYLTVQNFTMRGQKGNALFFDDGGTIGTPSETIIVRNIVFEDMEGASNVNTNFLKMAGVNFFGIENCRFDRGPVKSLCIDLVGCHGGFIYNCLLRGTTDGGIQAKGGSQDIDIISNTFENCGDRGINIGGSTGLPFFRPADARYEAVRIHVYTNTFLGCRASIAFAGAVGSWVVNNTIVNPTAWPFRILQENVDTSRFMPCGKISIQNNIIVFRNTLNAHFNVGPNTAPETFLVSHNLWYNSDVPSRSNENIAPVVESASIYGEDPLFINPTTDFSISSISPAVGKGQISVGPAQDKRNKRYVSPPSIGAYEGATVTSVFENVTNEHRSITRTTTGFIVRLPIDGQRRTCALYDLRGRLLRRIELNGGEHHVPAGLQEFLVVE